CGCCGCGGAGGTCTCGCCGCAGGCGCGCGGTGAGGGGCTCACCGTGGAGGAGTTCGCGCGCATCGCCGAGCACAAGGGAGCGGGCGCGTGAGCGTCACCGTACGGGTCCCCGCGAAGGTCAACGTGCAGCTCGCCGTGGGCGCCGCGCGCCCCGACGGGTTCCATGACCTCGCCAATGTCTTCCTCGCCGTGGGGCTGTACGACGAGGTCACCGTGACGCCCGCCGAGCAGCTGCGCGTGACCTGCTCCGGGCCCGGCGCCGACCAGGTGCCCCTGGACCGCACGAACCTGGCGGCGCGGGCGGCCGAACTCCTTGCCGAGCGTCATGGGCGCAGCGCCGACGTGCACATCCACATCGCCAAGGACATCCCCGTCGCGGGCGGCATGGCCGGCGGCAGCGCGGACGGCGCGGGCGCGCTCGTGGCGTGCGACGCGCTGTGGGGGACCGAGGCCTCGCGCGACGAACTCCTCGACATCTGCGCCGAGTTGGGCAGCGACGTGCCGTTCAGCCTGGTGGGCGGGGCGGCGCTCGGCACGGGGCGCGGCGAG
This Streptomyces sp. NBC_01283 DNA region includes the following protein-coding sequences:
- a CDS encoding 4-(cytidine 5'-diphospho)-2-C-methyl-D-erythritol kinase → MSVTVRVPAKVNVQLAVGAARPDGFHDLANVFLAVGLYDEVTVTPAEQLRVTCSGPGADQVPLDRTNLAARAAELLAERHGRSADVHIHIAKDIPVAGGMAGGSADGAGALVACDALWGTEASRDELLDICAELGSDVPFSLVGGAALGTGRGEKLEPLEVGGDFHWVFAVADGGLSTPAVYREFDRLTPAAPVPEASPALLDALREGDVAALAGAVTNDLQPAALSLFPSLADTLAAGTEAGALAALVSGSGPTTAFLAADAGSARRVAEALTASGTCRTARVAASPALGATVL